One Nitrospina watsonii DNA segment encodes these proteins:
- a CDS encoding helix-turn-helix domain-containing protein, which produces MRESLYRIKQLAQKLKMPEQQIQRYEAENYRAVIFETLIRIAKVLKIDLEKDAVVRIEY; this is translated from the coding sequence TTGCGTGAATCTCTGTACAGAATAAAGCAGTTGGCGCAGAAGTTAAAGATGCCGGAACAGCAGATTCAACGCTACGAGGCGGAGAATTACCGCGCGGTGATCTTCGAAACGCTCATACGGATTGCGAAGGTATTGAAGATCGATCTGGAAAAAGATGCGGTGGTGAGGATTGAGTATTAA
- the gcvH gene encoding glycine cleavage system protein GcvH, with protein MEVPKDLMYTREHEWLRIDGNKGVIGITAFAQDQLGDVVFVELPKEGADLQQETTFGVVESVKTVSDLYAPANGKVTQVNKELEAHPELINQEPYGKGWIVEVELKDANDKNGLLSPADYESFLQEQNH; from the coding sequence ATGGAAGTCCCGAAGGATCTGATGTACACGCGTGAACACGAGTGGCTGCGCATCGATGGCAACAAAGGCGTGATCGGCATCACGGCGTTCGCCCAGGATCAACTCGGTGACGTGGTGTTCGTGGAGTTGCCGAAGGAAGGCGCCGATCTGCAACAGGAAACCACGTTCGGCGTGGTCGAGTCCGTCAAAACGGTATCCGATCTGTATGCGCCGGCCAACGGCAAGGTGACCCAGGTCAACAAGGAGCTGGAAGCGCATCCGGAATTGATCAACCAGGAGCCGTATGGCAAGGGGTGGATCGTCGAGGTGGAGTTGAAGGACGCCAACGACAAAAACGGCCTGCTGTCCCCCGCCGATTACGAAAGTTTTCTGCAGGAACAAAATCATTAA
- a CDS encoding formylglycine-generating enzyme family protein, whose protein sequence is MTSLLHHTLTASLLIAGLVLQTTPAFSATMIEIPAGEFVRGADHHDGDDGRRTANVEAFFIDEHEVTNAEYAEVVETHTFREGAAGHPVTHVTFDEAKSYCEQRKARLPTGDEWEKAARGTDGRLYPWGNTLGRRKPHPFYSGVVKKSAGSNRRDVSPYGVHDMAGSVWEWTDAGDDTLRETRGGLWNLHLDFEYSKTFHRNRLPADSRFIFLGFRCARSAD, encoded by the coding sequence ATGACCTCCCTTCTTCACCATACCCTCACGGCTTCATTACTTATTGCAGGACTTGTCCTGCAAACCACTCCCGCCTTCTCCGCCACCATGATCGAGATTCCCGCCGGGGAGTTTGTGCGGGGCGCCGACCATCATGATGGTGATGATGGTCGGCGCACGGCGAACGTTGAGGCGTTCTTCATCGATGAGCATGAGGTGACGAATGCGGAGTATGCGGAGGTGGTGGAAACGCACACGTTCCGCGAAGGCGCGGCGGGGCATCCGGTGACGCACGTCACCTTTGACGAAGCGAAAAGTTACTGCGAACAACGTAAGGCGCGCCTGCCGACGGGCGACGAATGGGAAAAGGCGGCGCGCGGCACCGACGGCCGCCTCTACCCGTGGGGCAACACGCTGGGGCGGCGCAAACCGCACCCGTTCTACTCCGGCGTGGTCAAAAAGTCCGCGGGATCGAACCGCCGGGACGTCTCGCCCTACGGCGTGCACGACATGGCGGGGTCGGTGTGGGAATGGACGGATGCGGGCGACGACACCCTGCGCGAAACGCGTGGCGGCTTGTGGAACCTGCACCTCGATTTCGAATACAGTAAAACCTTCCACCGCAACCGCCTGCCGGCGGACTCGCGGTTTATCTTTTTAGGATTCCGATGCGCGCGTTCGGCCGACTGA
- a CDS encoding tetratricopeptide repeat protein, with amino-acid sequence MTTESETPKTAEQWFQIGLERGRAGDNDGAIEAYDKCVAQEPDHFKAWFNMGIRYGKMPKNVKAMECFQKAVELKPDDVMAHYSLALILNLLGMIDESVKHYEEAIKINPNFARAHSNVATVHYSVKRGREAIHHLRIAKDLFKEQGDALMTETAEDLLRECYHEFKLTPEDFE; translated from the coding sequence ATGACTACGGAAAGTGAAACTCCGAAAACTGCGGAGCAGTGGTTTCAAATCGGCCTCGAACGCGGCCGGGCCGGGGACAACGATGGCGCCATCGAAGCCTACGACAAGTGCGTGGCCCAGGAACCGGATCATTTCAAAGCCTGGTTCAACATGGGCATCCGTTACGGCAAGATGCCGAAAAACGTGAAGGCGATGGAGTGCTTCCAGAAAGCGGTGGAGCTGAAGCCGGACGACGTCATGGCGCATTACAGCCTGGCGTTGATCCTGAACCTGTTGGGCATGATCGATGAATCGGTCAAGCATTATGAGGAAGCGATCAAGATCAATCCCAACTTCGCCCGCGCGCACAGCAACGTGGCCACGGTGCATTACTCGGTGAAACGCGGCCGCGAGGCCATCCACCACCTGCGCATCGCCAAAGACCTGTTCAAGGAACAGGGGGACGCGCTGATGACCGAAACCGCGGAAGACCTGCTCCGGGAATGCTACCACGAGTTCAAGCTGACTCCGGAAGACTTCGAGTGA
- a CDS encoding Rieske (2Fe-2S) protein: MADVKISGLDEAPADNEVRVVQFEHPVTDIPYTLALYHVGERYYLITDACKLCGSSVGHGDWNGMFARCVTEGHPWNIKTGLCKFDRTQSLPIYRVHVRDDGLYIEI, translated from the coding sequence ATGGCTGATGTGAAAATTTCCGGGCTCGACGAGGCGCCCGCCGACAACGAAGTCCGCGTGGTGCAGTTCGAGCATCCGGTGACCGACATTCCGTACACCCTCGCCCTGTACCATGTGGGCGAGCGCTACTACCTCATCACCGATGCCTGCAAGCTGTGCGGGTCCAGTGTCGGGCACGGCGACTGGAACGGCATGTTCGCGCGCTGCGTCACGGAAGGACATCCCTGGAACATCAAGACCGGGCTGTGCAAGTTCGACCGCACCCAGTCCCTGCCCATTTATCGCGTCCACGTCCGGGACGACGGATTGTACATCGAAATCTAA
- the gcvT gene encoding glycine cleavage system aminomethyltransferase GcvT gives MSVNTPLKTTPLHAIHVQLGARMVPFAGWDMPIQYKGVMEEHRAVRDGVGIFDVSHMGEIDVKGPQAKAFLQHLVTNDVEKMTDGAILYSLMCYENGGVVDDLLIHRFDDDHYFLCVNASNTDKDFDWVEQQAKAFDVAVENTSDSTAQFAVQGRHAEALLKPMLDIPVGDIAYYTFQQGKIEGADCIISRTGYTGEDGFELYLSTEDAVAVYEKIMAAGKQYDIQPIGLGARDTLRIEMGYPLYGQEIDADHNPLEARLGFVIKLKKEAAFNGKEVLKKQKQAGLTRKLVAIKMMERGVPRSHYPILKEGEAVGEVTSGTYSPSLNTGVALCYVPTGLAEVGNRVEVSIRNQAVPAEIIPLPMVPSNVKKK, from the coding sequence ATGTCTGTCAACACACCTTTAAAGACCACTCCCCTTCACGCAATTCATGTCCAGCTGGGCGCCAGGATGGTGCCGTTCGCCGGATGGGACATGCCCATTCAGTATAAGGGAGTCATGGAAGAACACCGTGCCGTACGCGACGGCGTGGGCATCTTTGACGTCAGCCACATGGGCGAGATCGACGTCAAAGGCCCCCAGGCCAAGGCGTTTTTGCAGCACCTGGTCACCAACGATGTGGAAAAAATGACCGATGGGGCCATTCTGTACAGTCTGATGTGCTACGAAAACGGCGGCGTGGTGGACGACCTGCTGATCCACCGCTTCGACGACGATCATTATTTCCTGTGCGTCAACGCGTCCAACACGGACAAGGATTTCGACTGGGTCGAACAGCAGGCCAAGGCGTTCGACGTGGCGGTCGAGAACACCAGCGACAGCACGGCGCAGTTTGCGGTGCAAGGCCGGCACGCGGAAGCGTTGTTGAAACCGATGCTGGACATCCCGGTCGGCGACATCGCTTATTACACCTTTCAGCAGGGTAAAATCGAGGGCGCCGACTGCATCATCTCCCGCACCGGCTACACCGGTGAGGACGGGTTCGAGCTCTATCTGTCCACGGAAGACGCGGTCGCGGTGTACGAAAAAATCATGGCCGCGGGCAAGCAGTACGACATCCAGCCCATCGGCCTGGGCGCGCGCGACACCTTGCGCATCGAAATGGGTTATCCGCTGTACGGGCAGGAGATCGACGCCGACCACAATCCGCTGGAAGCGCGGCTTGGGTTCGTCATCAAACTGAAAAAAGAAGCCGCCTTCAACGGCAAGGAAGTGCTTAAAAAACAAAAACAAGCGGGGCTCACGCGGAAGCTGGTGGCGATCAAGATGATGGAACGTGGCGTGCCTCGCTCGCATTACCCCATCCTGAAGGAGGGCGAGGCCGTGGGCGAAGTCACCAGCGGCACCTATTCACCGTCCTTGAATACCGGGGTGGCTCTGTGCTATGTACCGACAGGGCTGGCCGAAGTGGGCAACCGGGTGGAAGTGAGCATCCGCAACCAGGCGGTTCCGGCGGAAATCATCCCGCTGCCCATGGTGCCCAGCAACGTCAAAAAGAAATAA
- a CDS encoding pentapeptide repeat-containing protein encodes MNSPDSSHIEKPSPSANTPSALDNTYETIKARHDEISRNIRSVTLALMSYALFCFLTLGQSDDIAFKETGKIQIPFSGGIDVNFSTFFLAGPVLLIVLTFYLHIFVHELQRCELEASRKLPYVFNLDNPFARGITFFIFYFLTPAVFFAFIWSIRASESVTFWSLVALGVCLVLVWLFHCASNVKSRSIKKQPLPLMILLAVFIVSAVPGNLNFFGPIQIVKSDLKSANFQKHRLDRMNADFAHLEQADFSQNQNVRKAFFNSAFLEQADFSGANLSESSFRKSDLTQARFKGSKLNGAGFQQAQLIETDFSPLSISIEKERHGFSFASLFKSSGRQTQSPGREASELNQTRKDPAPTISENDSQPETRTQSDQSSAQPQALAAKSTVPNRTLLKNADFNQALLHKTKMSSANLEGATFLNATIESSLFDNATLTRVTFSENRITGTLFQKARMDSSKFIHTVIEDTRFNEANLERSLFDKTFLTNINFTGANLSFSSFFETEFDNVDFSEAVLEGADLSGSSFYQTHFENTNMRRVALNIADLTGNSVLNTDFSGADLAGTIFYNANLTGSLFQGADLDSAEFGGANLKFADFREARNLRNAAGGVMASLKHAENWKKALYDDDIRKDLGIGDKALKHAIVLFVDHHFSSSPPDQKHGIMQDIEKQYGLSANSGQGVTMNLKPLGRNPDITNVTNASPRGSAAP; translated from the coding sequence ATGAACTCGCCCGATTCTTCCCACATTGAAAAGCCGTCCCCCTCTGCGAACACCCCTTCCGCATTGGACAATACGTATGAAACGATCAAGGCCCGTCATGACGAAATTTCGCGCAACATCCGCTCGGTGACCTTGGCGCTCATGTCCTACGCGTTATTTTGTTTCTTAACGCTGGGGCAGTCGGACGACATCGCCTTCAAGGAAACCGGCAAGATCCAGATTCCGTTTTCCGGCGGCATCGACGTCAACTTCAGCACTTTTTTTCTGGCGGGGCCGGTGCTGCTGATCGTGCTGACTTTTTATCTGCACATTTTCGTGCACGAGCTGCAACGCTGCGAGCTGGAAGCCTCGCGGAAGCTGCCCTATGTGTTCAATCTCGACAACCCGTTCGCCAGGGGCATCACGTTTTTTATTTTTTATTTTCTGACCCCGGCCGTCTTTTTCGCTTTCATCTGGTCCATCCGCGCTTCGGAGAGCGTGACCTTCTGGTCGCTGGTGGCGCTCGGCGTCTGCCTGGTTCTGGTCTGGCTGTTTCATTGCGCTTCGAATGTCAAATCCCGTTCCATCAAGAAACAACCGTTGCCGCTGATGATTCTTCTCGCGGTGTTCATTGTGTCCGCCGTACCGGGCAACCTGAATTTTTTCGGTCCCATCCAGATCGTCAAATCCGATTTGAAGAGCGCCAATTTTCAGAAGCACCGGCTGGACAGAATGAATGCGGACTTCGCCCACCTCGAGCAGGCCGATTTCAGCCAGAACCAGAATGTGCGTAAAGCGTTCTTCAACAGCGCCTTTTTGGAGCAAGCCGATTTTTCCGGCGCCAACCTGAGCGAATCCAGCTTCCGCAAGAGCGACTTGACCCAAGCCCGCTTTAAAGGATCGAAACTGAACGGAGCCGGGTTCCAGCAGGCGCAGCTCATCGAGACCGATTTTTCGCCGCTGTCCATATCGATCGAAAAAGAACGGCACGGATTTTCGTTTGCCAGCCTGTTCAAGAGTTCGGGACGGCAAACACAGTCGCCGGGCAGGGAAGCTTCCGAATTGAATCAGACCCGGAAAGACCCCGCGCCCACCATCTCCGAAAACGATTCCCAACCGGAAACCCGCACTCAGTCCGATCAATCCAGCGCCCAACCCCAGGCCCTGGCCGCCAAGTCCACGGTGCCCAATCGCACCCTTCTCAAGAACGCGGATTTCAACCAGGCTCTGCTGCACAAGACCAAAATGAGTTCCGCCAATCTGGAAGGAGCCACCTTTCTCAATGCCACCATCGAATCCTCTCTCTTCGACAACGCCACCCTCACCCGGGTGACCTTTTCCGAAAACCGGATCACCGGCACCCTTTTTCAAAAAGCCCGCATGGATTCCAGCAAGTTCATCCACACGGTGATCGAGGACACACGCTTCAATGAGGCCAATCTGGAGCGAAGCCTGTTTGACAAAACGTTTCTCACCAACATCAATTTCACCGGAGCGAATCTCAGTTTCTCCAGTTTTTTCGAAACCGAATTCGACAACGTCGATTTCAGCGAAGCCGTGCTGGAGGGGGCCGACCTCTCCGGCAGCAGTTTTTACCAGACGCATTTTGAAAACACCAACATGCGGCGCGTTGCGCTCAACATTGCCGACCTCACCGGCAACAGCGTCCTGAATACGGATTTCAGCGGAGCCGATCTTGCCGGAACGATTTTTTACAACGCCAACCTGACCGGATCGCTGTTCCAGGGGGCCGATCTGGATTCGGCCGAGTTCGGCGGCGCCAATCTCAAGTTCGCGGATTTCCGGGAGGCGCGCAACCTGCGCAATGCTGCGGGCGGCGTCATGGCGTCTCTCAAGCACGCGGAGAACTGGAAGAAGGCGCTTTACGATGACGACATCCGTAAGGATCTGGGCATCGGCGACAAGGCCTTGAAACATGCCATCGTCCTGTTTGTGGACCATCATTTTTCATCGAGCCCACCGGATCAGAAACACGGGATCATGCAGGATATCGAGAAGCAGTATGGCCTGTCGGCAAATTCGGGACAGGGCGTCACAATGAATTTGAAACCGTTGGGGCGCAATCCGGACATCACCAATGTCACCAACGCGTCTCCCCGCGGGTCTGCCGCGCCCTGA
- the gcvPA gene encoding aminomethyl-transferring glycine dehydrogenase subunit GcvPA has translation MRYIPHTETDIQEMLTAIGIEDVGKLFESIPESLRLVEPLNLPAAQSEPDLTQSMRRLEARNLNPDEYAVFLGAGAYRHFTPSLVNHMILRGEFATSYTPYQPEVSQGTLQSIFEFQSMMCMLTGMEIANASMYDGSTALAEAVLMAYRINGGTEVLMAQSVHPEYRHVARTYTQGLGVTYKEIPFGDDGRIDVEYVKQNLTANTSCVVIQSPNFLGVVEQYAELSEYLKDRDTRLVVAVAEATSLGILKPPGERGADICIGEGQALGLPVSYGGPYVGFFATKEEFFRQIPGRIVGETVDREGHRAYALTLATREQHIRREKATSNICTNQGLCALATTVYMATMGKSGLHEVAKRNLIHADYMKNKLSKLKGFKIRFTGETYNEFVLECPKPAVEVRDQLLEEKLVAGLPLGQHYEALSHCLLLCATELTPQEHIDRLVDRLGRV, from the coding sequence ATGCGCTATATCCCACACACGGAAACCGACATTCAGGAAATGCTCACCGCCATCGGCATCGAGGATGTCGGAAAACTGTTCGAGTCCATCCCGGAAAGCCTCCGGCTGGTTGAACCGCTGAATCTGCCCGCCGCGCAATCGGAGCCGGACCTGACGCAGAGCATGCGCCGGCTGGAAGCGCGCAACCTGAACCCGGACGAGTACGCCGTGTTTCTGGGCGCGGGCGCGTACCGGCATTTCACGCCGTCCCTGGTCAATCACATGATCCTGCGCGGCGAGTTCGCCACCTCTTACACGCCCTACCAGCCGGAAGTCAGCCAGGGCACGTTGCAGTCCATCTTCGAATTCCAGAGCATGATGTGCATGCTGACGGGCATGGAAATCGCCAACGCGTCGATGTACGACGGCTCGACGGCACTGGCGGAAGCGGTGCTCATGGCTTACCGCATCAACGGCGGCACCGAAGTGCTCATGGCACAAAGCGTGCATCCGGAATACCGCCATGTGGCGCGCACCTACACGCAGGGCCTCGGCGTCACCTACAAGGAAATCCCGTTCGGCGACGACGGCCGCATCGACGTCGAGTACGTCAAACAGAACCTCACCGCCAACACCAGTTGCGTGGTGATCCAGAGCCCGAACTTTCTGGGCGTGGTCGAGCAGTATGCGGAGTTGAGCGAGTACCTGAAAGACCGGGACACGCGACTTGTGGTGGCGGTGGCGGAAGCGACCTCGCTCGGCATTTTAAAACCGCCCGGCGAGCGCGGCGCCGACATCTGCATCGGCGAGGGACAGGCTTTGGGCCTGCCGGTGTCGTACGGCGGACCGTATGTCGGGTTCTTCGCGACGAAAGAAGAGTTTTTCCGGCAGATCCCTGGCCGCATCGTCGGCGAGACCGTGGACCGCGAAGGCCATCGCGCCTATGCGTTGACGCTGGCCACGCGCGAGCAGCACATCCGGCGCGAGAAGGCGACGTCCAACATCTGCACCAACCAGGGGCTGTGCGCGCTGGCGACGACGGTCTATATGGCGACGATGGGCAAGTCAGGCCTGCACGAGGTGGCGAAGCGCAACCTCATCCACGCCGATTACATGAAGAACAAACTGTCGAAGCTGAAGGGATTCAAAATCCGCTTCACCGGCGAGACCTACAACGAGTTCGTGCTGGAATGCCCGAAACCGGCGGTGGAGGTGCGGGATCAATTGCTGGAAGAAAAACTGGTCGCCGGTCTGCCGCTCGGCCAGCACTACGAAGCATTGAGCCACTGCCTGCTGCTCTGCGCCACCGAACTCACCCCGCAGGAACACATCGACCGCCTCGTCGATCGCCTGGGCCGGGTTTAG
- a CDS encoding NTP transferase domain-containing protein — MDVPYQFKQFDAVVVAGEGLHSYQVLHQHKAFLGIENRSVVSYVLDALIKAQSVRNIYVVGKQRALREHLLRDGIDLDQPKPITLLEQKQSLYENVWFAYMESLPEPVPESHLENSIYKDKALLVVPCDSPLITPHEIDYFTAHADIEHYDYVLGLTPEKALKPFYPRKGQPGIKMAYLHLKEDKYRINNMHLVKPGRIQNRHYIQTMYQYRYQRDIKNVVRFGVELFKKDCYRGYRFYLCLLVCLMCARLKLDRVADWFRRWVPKRHLEAWVSQGLKTRFTGLVTPFPGATLDIDNNRDFEVMKLRFQDWRQSLRDLVERYPLPEDVSAQTALSRSPVPSQLNTSGTDIETVR; from the coding sequence ATGGACGTTCCCTATCAGTTCAAACAATTCGATGCGGTGGTGGTCGCGGGAGAGGGGCTGCACAGTTACCAGGTCCTGCACCAGCACAAGGCCTTTCTGGGAATCGAGAACCGCTCGGTGGTGAGTTACGTTCTGGATGCCCTCATCAAGGCGCAGTCGGTGCGGAACATCTATGTTGTCGGCAAACAGCGCGCGTTGCGGGAGCACCTGCTGCGTGACGGCATCGATCTCGACCAGCCGAAACCCATCACCCTGCTGGAGCAGAAGCAGTCGTTGTACGAGAACGTCTGGTTCGCCTACATGGAAAGCCTGCCGGAACCGGTGCCCGAATCGCATCTGGAGAACTCCATTTACAAGGACAAGGCGCTGTTGGTGGTGCCCTGCGATTCGCCGTTGATCACGCCGCATGAGATCGATTACTTCACCGCCCATGCCGACATCGAGCATTACGATTACGTGCTGGGGCTGACGCCGGAGAAGGCGCTGAAACCGTTTTACCCGCGTAAAGGGCAACCCGGCATCAAGATGGCGTACCTGCATTTGAAGGAAGACAAGTACCGCATCAACAACATGCACCTGGTCAAACCGGGGCGCATCCAGAACCGCCATTATATCCAGACCATGTATCAGTACCGCTACCAGCGGGACATCAAGAACGTCGTGCGCTTCGGCGTCGAATTGTTCAAGAAGGACTGTTACCGCGGCTACCGCTTTTACCTGTGCCTGCTGGTATGCCTGATGTGCGCCCGCCTGAAACTCGACCGGGTGGCGGACTGGTTTCGCCGCTGGGTGCCGAAGCGTCACCTCGAAGCCTGGGTGTCGCAGGGCCTCAAGACCCGGTTCACCGGACTGGTCACGCCGTTTCCCGGAGCCACTCTGGACATTGACAACAACCGCGATTTCGAGGTGATGAAGCTGCGATTCCAGGACTGGAGACAGTCCCTGCGCGATCTGGTCGAGCGTTACCCGCTGCCCGAGGACGTGTCGGCCCAAACAGCCCTGTCCCGGTCTCCGGTCCCCTCCCAGTTGAACACATCCGGAACAGACATCGAAACGGTCCGTTGA
- a CDS encoding dihydrolipoyl dehydrogenase family protein, whose translation MDYDVIVIGGGSAGYAAADTAQRAGAQVAIVDPGPLGGLCILRGCMPTKTILRSSDILALMHRAPEFGLAVDNPRADLAAIIERKDRLIAEFTNYRVEQLKNPRFTLIEDAAHFVSANAIEAGGKRYSARAFVIATGSVIADVPIPGLDATGFLTSDDTLELRQQPDSMIVLGAGFVGVELAQFYQRIGTQVTLVQRSGHILSSHDEDLARPLEARLREEGMTVYTGTRDLKVSVQDGKRCAHFIHEGKEITVAAATLLNALGRTPNVAGLNLDAAGVKLGKWGIAVDDTLRTSKHNIFAVGDVTGLFEVVHIAIQHGEIAAYNALHPDGAQQRCEERLKTSVVFSDPAVASVGYSEKECRQNNWPYLAASYPFDDHGKSLCLGETHGHVKLLCRPDDGTLIGAHITGPEAGELIHHLIAVMYYHGTVYDLLKMPFYHPTLSEILTYPAEELAAKIG comes from the coding sequence ATGGACTATGATGTCATCGTGATCGGTGGCGGCTCGGCGGGTTACGCCGCAGCCGACACCGCCCAGCGTGCCGGTGCGCAGGTCGCCATCGTCGATCCCGGCCCCCTGGGCGGATTGTGCATCCTGCGTGGTTGCATGCCGACCAAAACCATCCTGCGTTCGTCGGACATCCTGGCGCTCATGCACCGCGCGCCGGAGTTCGGCCTCGCCGTGGACAACCCGCGCGCCGACCTCGCCGCCATCATCGAGCGCAAGGACCGGCTGATCGCCGAATTCACCAACTACCGCGTCGAGCAGTTGAAGAATCCGCGCTTCACCTTGATCGAAGACGCGGCGCACTTCGTCTCGGCCAACGCCATTGAGGCCGGAGGCAAACGCTACAGCGCGCGCGCCTTCGTCATCGCCACCGGCTCCGTCATCGCCGACGTGCCCATCCCCGGCCTTGATGCCACCGGCTTCCTGACCAGTGACGACACCTTGGAGTTGCGCCAGCAACCGGACTCGATGATCGTGCTGGGGGCGGGATTCGTCGGCGTCGAACTGGCGCAGTTCTACCAGCGCATCGGCACGCAGGTGACGCTGGTGCAGCGCAGCGGCCACATTTTATCGTCGCACGATGAAGACCTGGCGCGTCCGCTGGAAGCGCGGCTCCGCGAAGAAGGCATGACGGTGTACACCGGCACGAGGGATCTGAAAGTCAGCGTGCAGGATGGCAAACGCTGCGCGCATTTTATCCATGAAGGCAAAGAAATCACCGTCGCCGCCGCCACCCTGTTGAACGCGCTCGGCAGAACGCCGAATGTGGCGGGGTTGAACCTCGACGCGGCGGGCGTCAAGCTCGGCAAATGGGGCATCGCCGTGGACGACACCCTGCGCACCAGCAAGCACAACATCTTCGCCGTGGGCGATGTCACCGGCCTGTTCGAGGTGGTGCACATTGCCATTCAGCATGGCGAGATCGCCGCCTACAATGCGCTCCACCCGGACGGCGCGCAGCAGCGTTGTGAAGAACGTTTGAAAACCAGCGTCGTGTTTTCCGATCCCGCGGTGGCCTCGGTGGGCTATTCGGAGAAAGAATGCAGGCAGAACAACTGGCCGTACCTCGCCGCATCGTATCCGTTTGACGACCACGGCAAATCCCTGTGCCTGGGCGAAACCCACGGCCACGTCAAGCTGCTGTGCCGGCCGGACGACGGCACCCTGATCGGCGCACACATCACCGGGCCCGAAGCGGGCGAGTTGATCCACCACCTCATCGCCGTCATGTATTATCACGGAACCGTATATGACCTGCTGAAGATGCCGTTCTACCACCCCACCCTGTCCGAAATCCTCACCTACCCCGCCGAAGAGCTGGCGGCGAAAATCGGCTGA
- a CDS encoding molybdopterin-dependent oxidoreductase translates to MRAFGRLTRRRFFKITGGLATLIAGLVRPHPAATQEVDYFEGTDFVGKTRAGRHREFYINYWQPMRRIDPATWTLTLDGLTERPATLSIKDLKTFPAKSMDSRLKCVECWSARATWTGFPFSELEKLAPPKPEAVGVLFHCADEYKEYLSLDALRHARTLLVTHMNNAPLTDEHGFPLRVICPFKYGYKNPKAILRMEYVDRVTYGTWSKIGPYSPDGTILPGTDHPLEFGKQPRRIPGGEIFDY, encoded by the coding sequence ATGCGCGCGTTCGGCCGACTGACACGCAGACGTTTTTTCAAGATCACCGGCGGCCTCGCCACCCTGATCGCGGGCCTGGTGCGTCCCCACCCCGCCGCCACGCAGGAGGTGGATTATTTTGAAGGCACCGACTTCGTCGGCAAGACCCGCGCCGGACGCCACCGCGAGTTCTACATCAACTACTGGCAACCGATGCGCCGCATCGATCCGGCCACATGGACGCTCACCCTCGACGGCCTGACAGAACGACCGGCGACCCTCAGCATCAAGGACCTCAAAACCTTCCCCGCGAAATCGATGGACTCGCGCCTCAAGTGCGTCGAGTGCTGGTCGGCGCGCGCCACGTGGACAGGCTTTCCGTTTTCCGAGCTGGAGAAACTCGCGCCGCCGAAGCCGGAGGCGGTCGGCGTGCTGTTCCACTGCGCCGACGAGTACAAGGAATACCTTTCGCTCGACGCCCTGCGCCACGCACGCACGCTGCTGGTCACGCACATGAACAACGCACCGCTCACCGACGAACATGGCTTTCCTCTGCGCGTCATCTGTCCGTTCAAGTACGGTTACAAAAATCCCAAGGCCATCCTGCGCATGGAGTATGTGGACCGCGTGACCTACGGCACGTGGAGCAAGATCGGTCCGTACTCCCCCGACGGCACCATCCTGCCCGGCACCGATCACCCGCTCGAGTTTGGCAAGCAACCGCGCCGCATTCCCGGCGGCGAGATTTTCGACTATTGA